gatgaaaaattaatttttgctATTGTTGAATACATTTTCAGTGATATCTTCCAAACATTTCTGAATTTTGGTGCAGTACCActatatatgtgtttgtgttcttAGTTTTTCTGGTCCACACAATAAAAGTGGATGGTGACCAGAGGCTTGGTCCAAAAAGACAAACCTTCTTATATGGTACTTCCATCATGCCACTAAAGAAAGGAAGATGACTTCAGCTGATGTTACATTCCATTAATAGCTTGTTTCCACTGAGTAGTTTAGTAcaatacagtacagtacagtacgaTTCTGGATGGTAAAGCCTAATCCAGCTTGCATTTCCACTGCCAACAGTACCCTTATTGATAGGTGTGGTTTATGCTGGAAAGTAGCGGTCAATGTCACTTGATAGGCATGCCGAACTGTCACTTGTGTCACCAGTGCTTTTGTATCATTTGTATGTGTTTTAAAACctgtaaatttaaatatttaagcgCAAGAAGatgcgaaagagaactcaattcagtatttGTGCACTGTGTGAGAAGTTTTGTGTGCACACGCATCTGAAGAGCACGCCCAGAAAGCCGCCTCTCAGACAGTGTGTGAATGCTGTCTTGAATGGACATATTCATGTCACATTAATGACATATTCATGACATATTAATCTCATGAACGGCTTTCATGTCTTGAATGGACATGTTcacacaaaattgtcaaaatgccTGTATTGATGCATATCCTCGCAAACAttatgggccctataatacacccggcgcaatgcgacgcaaggcgcagcgcaagtgtgtttgatagtttgcgtccggcgccgttcgcgttttcccgttcagcgccacgtccttaaattagtaaatgcatttgcgccagttagtgcgcccatgttctaaaaaagaggtgtgttcaggtgcattgccGGCTCATttctattttaaggagctgaaaatagactgcgccatagaccaactcaaacctggtctaaagtcaatggcgcaatatttttttgttagagcgcgttggtagaaactgcgcctctgggcgcgtccacagtgtgcgttgactttgcttattacacacagggatgcgcatcacacaaacatgccaaatattaaaaacaaaaggattacagtgtaaaagaatattattgtgtaggctatatataaaaatgtaatgatgaatagtcattgggtgtattagaattaggatacctattttcagttcagcttattactacttataatgatgaacgaaattggctaattaattgaacaatcgtgccaatacacacacatatatattaactgactcatcgcgctgagctatttgaaagcctgcatttgcaagcccgctttaacttcgcgaacgagcagatcggtttcttcgcttgaaattgtttagcttttccgccaacaaattccgccatgtaaatagcaatccgccatggcgcgagcgcatctcgctcttaaagggaaggggagatgacactctgattggtttattgaacgttacggccattactcattaagagaatagggacaacccatttcaaaaatgcgccccgctGCACGGATCGTTTTTctgtcgttaaaatagcaaaagtggatttggacacgccctgagtgcacctgcgccgtgcgctttacactttgcattcagatcattaaaatagggccttctgtcttaagtgaacgtaaacagttgaaaAAGACGACGCATGTGTAAAAGTTTATTGGATCCGTGcagttcttaaagtgacagcagcctattATTCCTGCTGCtatctgtttttaatgttaatcaaagatcAAAGGAcaaaaaatcactcactgctcttgactgaataagttttgtacatttaataaggattaatctacatttaatttatatagtgAAGacaatgcagtgttattttacatttcactATTCAATTTCTTTACCTGAAAACCTTATTTAAGGTTAATGGTTAAAAACACTAACTAAGCCTATTTTACGTTATTACTTTTTTGTGGTGGAGCCCCACCGGGCCAgtagaaaaaatccttagcATTGAGCCCTGTATAAAATTCCTCAGAAAATATTCCTCTTCTGCTTCCCTCATTCCCCAATGGAAGGGTCCCAAAAAGTGCTACATTTTGGTATTTTGGTGTCACAGAGACGAACTCCGTGGTTCCCTCCTCTGGCCATCGGAGGGAGCCGTCACCTGAATACTGACGCATTcacacactacatttcccagaaaCCCATACCTTGGACTGATTACTGCACCAGCTGATACCCAtcacctggactataaaagactctctATCATGTCCACttatcgcgaagtcttgttttgcccTGGTGAACAATTCCGAGCGTTATTTCTCTGTTTGATTATCTGTTGCTGACCTTGTTTATTCCCGTTACTGATCTATTGCTGCCTGCCTATTGACCCTTGCCTGTGACCAcgttctgtgagtgatatctgcctgtcctgacctgtTTGCCTATTATCCTGACCACGATTCACCCTGCCTCTGTTATACCAGTCGGTTCCCGTTTGACcttgcctgtacgaccactctctgttaataaagcatgcaaatggatcCCAGCCAGAGTGATGATTCACTACATTACTATTCACAATCAAAACAGAAATAATTGTGTACTGTACTGTACCACTCAGTGGAGCAACATTccgatttggaacaacatttgAGTTAGTAAATTACGTAAACAATCAAAGTCTATAACGAGACGTTATTACTTACGCTGTTCTACAATGTTCCGCATTTTGGCCCAGGTGGTGACGATCATTGTCTGAATGGGATAGTGTTGATATTCCTCCATTTCAGGGGTCGTGTTTGGTACTGATGGATGTTCGAGTCTGTGTACATAAACAGCGAGATATTTCGgtgcatattttaatatttaagatattttgggtaTGGGATTGCAGCAAATGCTAATTGGGAAAAGACTCACTTTTTTAATGCCTCACTGTAattctgaaagaaagaaaaaaaacagttagTGCTCAGTCATATGTGTGCACAAACATCATGAACGTTGATTATCAGACACGTTTGCTTCAGATTACAGTTCTCTGTTCGACTTTGGTTTCTGGTGTTATGTGTATCTTATCTGAACCTGGAGAAATGTGATGTTTTCAGCCTCCAATTGCTGCCAGAGAGCTGCCATCCTCTCAGACAGGTCTGATATCTGTGTGGACAGACCCTCCATTCTGGTCATGAGTTTCTGATCTCGATGTTCCATTTCTTTATGCAATGCTCTGATCCGTTTCTCCTCCTCATCTCTAAGAAACTGATGGAGCTTCTCAAATTCCTTCTTGATCTTGTTTTCTTCCACACTGGTGTGTTTCTGAAATGAGTTAAGAAGGTTTAATCCTTTCTATTCACATAATTGTTCTGATTACCCTGCTGAAAATTCCAGCATTTCTGGTCACCAGAACACTGCTCAGTAGGGCTGTGAATCTTTGGGTAGACAGCAATTCAATTCACGattcataggtgttcgattTGAAGAACGATTTTTGAAAATTCAGAACGATTCCATACGAGACAATTcacaattcacacaaaatttgATTCTGTATTTTAATATGCATTCATCTGGGTTATTGAAATGCTTCCCTCAATGTGTCTTAGTCAGGGTAAGAATTACACAGCGGCTTTCAGGAGATCAGAGTGTAAGGGCAAAAAACAACCGTTTGtccattgttaatgttagttcttAATGATGCtgcataactttattttaatagcCTATAAAAATAGGCATTTGtggaaatttacataaaccaaAACTTTAAAAGGGCTTTAAAAGTATTGTTAGGCCTAGTTCATATATAGTTAACTAGTGGAGGATAGTGTTAAAGGCTACACAACATTATTAAAGGTACATTAAACGTACTAATGCTAATACTTTCCCAACTAACTGTAAACTAACTTTTCTTCACCGAATAGTAAGAAAAGCCCTCTTTGTTCTCTTTATATGAAGAATTTTCCTTACGATGATTCTGAAAGAAAACATGCTGGGTTTCCAATGTTGATATAGTAATGAACGCAACGTTTTcatgtaaaatgaaaaattcaaatttaaataattttgtagtTTGACATCTAACACACTGCAAAGCTATACAGCCTAAGTCAAAACAATACAGGCAAACAGATAAAGAAACACATTCAgacattcagaaaaaacagagctGAACAAAACACTCCCTTCCCTCCACTTACAGAACAGGAGATAGACAAGTCAGTACAAGTGTTCATAAAGTTTAATTGTCAGTTATATTGGTAACTGTAAAGAATACAGGGGTTaaagcccaaaaaaaaaaaaaaatcctgagcctgaacttttttcacttttttcacttttttttttcacatatgtagggttttttttggccccaaaaaaaaagttatctgAAAGTGATTTTCCTTCAAACTAACTAACTACAAATTAATCacctaaattatattatttgctaaatacattctttaaattgtaatgttgacatccattttttgtaaagctgctttgaaatgatatgtatcgtgaaaagcgctataaaGAGGTTACTCAACCTCAAACTCAAAAGAGGTTAAAAAGGTGACGTGTACAAACTACATTGTTTGGGGGGTctgtgattttaacatttaaacgaAGCATTTTGGTGCACTCtgacaagaaaataaatgaaaaaaacaacaacatttgatttaagtaaaaaaaaaatatatattttatatatatatatatatatatgatatgatttaCCTTTAattcaatattgattaatttgggGCCTATAAGGATAAGTACATGGCAAATTCATGATATGAAACGCAAATGGGTGAAAATGAAATGAGCAGCGCGTTCGTAAATCAAATAGCCGCATTTCTCTTGCTTCTCTCAGAAATCAGCTTTGTCAAAAGTAGGCTGCTATCAACTAAAACACTATATCATACACACTTTAAAACATTGTACAATATGATCAATTAATGAGTACAAACTGTATGAATGAAATGAAGCACAATAGGAAGTCAAGACAAATGTAGGactgtatttttttctgcaGCCAAATGCCGCACGCGGGCACAGTGCTGGAAAACTTTAAGCCCTGAGAATAGCAGAATAATAGCGGGGCACATTGTAATTGTAATTCATTTGCAATGAACCTTATCTGCGCAATTGAAATTTAAACCTAGTTAGTGTCTGCTGCTAGTCAGTCAAGCACTAAAGAACTACTCAAACTGCTAAATATCAGAGAggagattaaaataatatcagttttgtctaattttaaataaaaaatataaatgttgaatACATTTTCAGTGATATCTTCCAAAGATTTCTGAATTTTGGTGCAATTTTTCTCTCTATTGTCGATATGGCAACTAGTAAATACACTCATCATGCTAGCGTGTGTGGAAGTATTTAAACCATAACTCTGTGTTAGGTTGTGCCCcaccctgcacattttgtaatCAGTGACTGACAGCTGGATCTCCACACACGAGTTCCCAAATGACCATTAAAGTCTTTAAAATAGTAACTTTTCAACTTCCATTTTCAAGTTGTTATTAACAGTCCCATTGAAAGAGCTCTTCTCATAACCCATGTTACTGAACTGCTGATGATTATGCTGTTATTCgtcatttttatttgatttaataactctaaatgttttgttttgaccaTGCTGGTGGACTAGCTTCAAACCAGCATTGAATTcatgctggtttatgctggatttttcagcagggtaaCACACTAACCACATACCTTAATTAGCTCAGCCTTTTCCACGCAGCTCTTATGGGCTTTCTTGTGATCATCTAGGATCACTTGCATTTTGTCCATTTGTTCCTTGACACTCTCCTGGAATCACAGACTCTTAATTAAACTCTTAATAATGAGCTTGAAGATACCAAAACTCAGTCAGATTTAGATTCCAAACTTCTCCTACCTTTAAATCCTCAACAGCCTCCTCGACAGGAGAACACTTGTGATTTTCATGCTTCTTTGAAGTGTAACAGACCACACAGATGGGCTGCTTGTCATCATAGCAGAAGAGTTTGAGTGTCTCCTTATGCAGTGGACAAACGTCTCCTGAAACAGCTCTGAGTTTTCCCGACTTGAAGGATTCACAGAGAGCTTTGAATGCCAGGCTCTTGGTGGGCTCGTCGTGTGAGCATTCCTTACGGCAGACCGGACACTGTGGCACTTCTTGAGTCGTCCAGAAATGCTGGAGGCATTCAGAGCACAAACTGTGGCTACATTTCAAAGTGACGGGATCAGTGAAAATATCACAACAGATGAGGCATGTCAAATCCTCCTCCAGGAAGGACGAAGCGTCTGACATGACTGTAAACAATCCCCAGAGACACTCGACTGATAATAGCCCAATAAATGTACTTTACTTTTCTGTTCTCCTGGTTAAGATATTATGAAACCCGCTTTAATTCTCTACACTTGACCATACCCTTATGTTTCATCGAGTTTCATTTCAGTAGAAACATTAGTAAACAACTCCTCCCTCCAAAATACACATTACCAAGAATAGCAACCAGGAAATGATCACATGGGATGGTCACCTACTCAGCAAAACTTGAGACATACCATTTACATTAGTTAATTAGTAACTAGTTGATTTGTAACTAACTTGTTTGCTTAATTTTGTTGACTATATTCTCTTAAGGCAAGATTtctataaagtattaatttgtaaATAGAAGTAAAGTTGATTGCCTGGCTGTCAACAACAAATTATTTCTTTCCATTAACAGTGGACAgttgttttacattgtatttcacaatattacaattttacGGTATTTccgatcaaataaatacagcttggagagcataagaaacttctttcaaaaagagGTCGGTTGtctggtagtgtatataaacaagaaaaacaaatgGTAAATTACTGAAATAGaggaaatagtttttttttcttttttttttaatttaggaacatattttattttttcacaatttaGGAACATTGTTTTAACTAAGACCTGGAGCAATAATCAAATACTAATACAAAATTCTGAAAGtttcacatttattttggtAGAAACCTGGCATGCCCAAGTGAAAATGACTATTGATGCCTCTCACATTGATTACATTCATTTAAACTAAGTTTAATAGTGCAGTGCACCAATATTTAGTAATTCATTAGTGTCCATGAACTATGATACGACTAGATAAACATCCCGAGAGTTTCTGTCAGCAGGGGCTGCAGTGACTTCAGAGTAGGAGAAAAAGTTGTATAAAATTTTCACTAGATGGCAGTATGCATCCATGTAATTTAGGACATTACTGGACATTTCACATTagattttctttaaaagaaaaaaatcagaaaagtATTTCCCAAACAACTGCACACTTTCCTGCTGGCATGCAGAAAAAAAGTTTGCATTCATTTGTGTGtttccttttatttcattatctTGTTTTTCTCCAGCATATGGTGACTAAGAGTCCTACAGCTACATAGTGCAGTTCTTTGCATGGCATTTATTAATCACAGTGGGGTCCTGCAGCTGCCGTTTGAACAAATGATCGTAcgattaaaaggttagttctcatttaaaaaaagcaaactGTCCTCATTTACTCTTCTAAACCGTGTTGTTTTACAATATATAGCACAAGTTCAATAGTGCATTGTCATCCTTTTTGGATTTTACAGAGACTTTGACCTGAAATAACCAAGCAAAAATTCCTCCTTTTGTGTCCCACAGGAAAACATAACAgcacacaggtttggaatgacatgagggtgagtaaataattacgtaattttcttttttctgtgaacttttcttttaataaatgcacaggaaaaaaaagagagatgaagagagacATAAGCAAGAGTAAAAGACAGATAGGAGTGTCTGCATTTCTGTCTGCATTCTGATATGTGCGCTCATCTCCCAGGGTTCTCCTGCACTGTCTGCGGCGCTCGATCCATGTGGGATGCAATGCTGCATCAAAGACTCTACATTGTTTGTTCCCCAATATTATCCATGTCAGTTTTGCTCTTctcttttacacacacactctctctttctctcaaacCGTCCTTACATCAGTATTGACAAAACCTCTGTCCGAACTCAGCCAATCACTGGAAGAGCTTTCAGTCACAGGTAAAATGATCTGGGATGCTTTAGGGAGCACATGGAATTTTTGCATTAAAAGGATGTTTATTTTTCACCTTGATTCTTCTTTGTTAGAGGAATAGATTGTCCagaaatgattgatttggttcGAAATCCATAaagattattttatgttttttaaaagaaaaaagtagaTCTCCAAAATGATGGAACTCACTTCCATTGAATCTTCATAACTCCACCAATTCTCAGTTTTTCACAGTATTTTCATCCTACTTTTCattagttttctgttttttttttattgttgccatttgttttgttttgcttttttgtaTTATGCGTCTATATTATTGCTACTTTGTACAGCGACCTTGAGCTTGGGAAATGTactttataaataatacatcattatttattgttattatggGTTTGAAATTACATATTTGTGAGTAAATATTGACAATAATTCATTTGTTAGTGACAAAGCATATGCTGACATTCAGTGGCCCTTTggaaaactaaaaacaaaatgtcttATCCAAATGTAATCTTTGaaagaataaatattaaaaaaaaaatgttcccaTATATTAATTGCACCTTGTCAAAAGGCCATTTCTGCATGCTCTCCACGTTTGTATCAGCGGACCTCGATGTATGTGTAATGGGTGCATCTCATTTCAGCTTTCACACATGAATTCAGACCTCTGCAGAAATTGGATTAAATGCACAATTTCACCAGATGGACCAGAGCTGCTTACAAAGTGCCAGTCACCTTTTCAGCTGATGTCTCATCTCTGTTGTGAACAGTGGGATACGTAGACAAACAGACCATCATTGCCAAGGGCAAAGACACAAAGTTTCCTGGAAAGGGCTCTTGATATGCAGGTTCATCTGTCCAGGTTGTTGTGGGTActggaatact
The nucleotide sequence above comes from Chanodichthys erythropterus isolate Z2021 chromosome 10, ASM2448905v1, whole genome shotgun sequence. Encoded proteins:
- the LOC137027933 gene encoding nuclear factor 7, brain-like; translated protein: MSDASSFLEEDLTCLICCDIFTDPVTLKCSHSLCSECLQHFWTTQEVPQCPVCRKECSHDEPTKSLAFKALCESFKSGKLRAVSGDVCPLHKETLKLFCYDDKQPICVVCYTSKKHENHKCSPVEEAVEDLKESVKEQMDKMQVILDDHKKAHKSCVEKAELIKKHTSVEENKIKKEFEKLHQFLRDEEEKRIRALHKEMEHRDQKLMTRMEGLSTQISDLSERMAALWQQLEAENITFLQNYSEALKKLEHPSVPNTTPEMEEYQHYPIQTMIVTTWAKMRNIVEQPSVTLDPDTASDKLMVSQDRTSVQYAEKKMDVSDIPKRLFVGVLASQGFSSGLHCWDVEVGDNDNWTLGVMGETVNRKKLIKMDPKSQFWCFRYVNGKYKKGTKLVQDDNDDGNERPNIIRLQLDFYEGELRFIEPFRNRILCTFTGGFPETVFPYFCTGDLSKPLNVFFGK